A DNA window from Helianthus annuus cultivar XRQ/B chromosome 15, HanXRQr2.0-SUNRISE, whole genome shotgun sequence contains the following coding sequences:
- the LOC110913387 gene encoding putative uncharacterized protein AFDN-DT — MKLAMVVVVDGGGGGWWWQWMGVAMMGGGCQWSAMRPMVGGRGWWWRWSVAMAVDVGGGGGRKWRVAVVGGGASGWQVVMGAAVVVVGGGERDVVWQQRRVVVAVVAAGGRGQLW, encoded by the coding sequence ATGAAATTGGCGATGGTGGTAGTAGttgatggtggtggcggtgggtggtggtggcagtggatGGGGGTGGCGATGATGGGTGGCGGGTGTCAATGGTCGGCGATGAGACCGATGGTTGGTGGCAgaggttggtggtggcggtggtcggtggCAATGGCAGTTGAcgtgggtggtggcggtggtcggAAGTGGCGGGTGGCAGTGGTTGGTGGTGGCGCCAGTGGGTGGCAGGTAGTGATGggggcggcggtggtggtggtcggtggtggtgAGCGCGACGTTGTATGGCAACAACGACGGGTGGTGGTGGCGGTCGTGGCTGCTGGTGGTAGAGGTCAGTTGTGGTGA